The window TAGGCACTTTGGGAAGGAAGCGGGGGTTCGGAGGGGCGTGGCTTGGAgacggggcggggccgggcgggcacTAGGAgcaggcggcgggggcggggccgggcccgggggcgggggcgggggcggggcccgaccCGGGCCCGGGGGCCGACTTGACGATGGTGATGACGCTCGCGGGCGCCACGAGGGCTGCGGGCCCGCGGGCGGCCACGGAGCGCGCGAAGCCCTGCAGCGCCTCGCACTTGCCGCGCAGCGCGTCGAGCTCCAGGCGCATGGCTGCGTTCTCGCGCGCCAGCTTGTCCACCTCGCGCTCCAGCTCCGACTTCTGCttctgcagctcctccttctgGCACACGCGCTTCACGCGGCAGCTGGCCGCGTAGCCGCGGTTCTTGAGCGTGCGGCGCCGCTGCTTGAGCCGCGTCACCTCCTCGGCCGAGAGCCCGCGCAGGTGCCGGTTCAGCTCGCGCACCGACAGCCCCATCAGCGCCTCGTCCGACAGGTGCGGCGTGTTCTCGCTCAGCTCACGCTTGATCTGGGGGCAGCATGGCGGGCGCATGGGGACCAcagctccccctccacccccatcaccaccacagGCCTTTGGCGTGGTGGCTGGATTGGCTCCAAGACCCCAAACGGGGGCAAGGAATCCAGAAAGGGGAAACTGGGCCAAACCAGGATACAAACACAAAAGGAACCACCACTCCAGGGCTGGGTCCAAATTCTCACCCAGTGTCCCAGCCTGGACTCAGCCAGAGAAACCCGGCCCAGAAAGCACTTTGAAGTCCTGCAGCCCAGTGAGCACTGTTCCAATGGGGAAACCGGCCCAGAGAGGGAAGtgacctgccccctccccccggggtggggacagagggggaaGGAACAGAGCCTGTGACCAGAGCCCAGGCCGCTTGGTTTCCAGCCCAGGGGCCTTCCTGGGGCTCATGAACACCTGCAGCTTGCTGAGCCACGCTTGAGGATTCCAGGAACTGAAGGGTAAGCTGGGATGCCCGTTGgcccaggcaggcagggagggagggagggggaggacagGGACAACAGAGGCAGCCTCCTCACCTTCAGGGCTTTGCTGGATAAGG is drawn from Canis lupus baileyi chromosome 11, mCanLup2.hap1, whole genome shotgun sequence and contains these coding sequences:
- the MAFF gene encoding transcription factor MafF isoform X1, whose protein sequence is MNERNPVSAQRAPSANMSVDPLSSKALKIKRELSENTPHLSDEALMGLSVRELNRHLRGLSAEEVTRLKQRRRTLKNRGYAASCRVKRVCQKEELQKQKSELEREVDKLARENAAMRLELDALRGKCEALQGFARSVAARGPAALVAPASVITIVKSAPGPGSGPAPAPAPGPGPAPAACS
- the MAFF gene encoding transcription factor MafF isoform X2, with amino-acid sequence MSVDPLSSKALKIKRELSENTPHLSDEALMGLSVRELNRHLRGLSAEEVTRLKQRRRTLKNRGYAASCRVKRVCQKEELQKQKSELEREVDKLARENAAMRLELDALRGKCEALQGFARSVAARGPAALVAPASVITIVKSAPGPGSGPAPAPAPGPGPAPAACS